AAATGCAAGCGGGCTGAAGCCGGTAGAATTGACCTGGTACTATCCGCTGTCCCAGCTTCAGGCCGATCAGGATAAAGTGCAGGAGGAAGTAAACAAGCTTACGAAGGCCAAGATTAACGCCACCGTCAAGCTGATGCCTGTAGCGATTGGGGATTACGTGCAGAAGATGAACACCGTGCTTGCAGCGGGCGAGAAGTTCGATATTCTCTGGACCGGTTATATGCTGAAGCCGGAGGAGCTGGTGCGCAAGGGTGCGATCCAGCCGCTGGATAAGCTGCTTGAGGAGTATGCGCCGGAGCTGAAGAAGGAGGTGCCGCAGGTGATGTGGGATGGCCTCTCGGTGGACGGGGAGATCTACGGCATTCCGAACCAGCAGATTAACGGTTCCCGGTACGGCTTCATCATCCAGAAGCGCTTCGCTGACAAGTATAAACTTGACACCGCTTCCATCAAAAAAATCGCAGACATCGAGCCGTTCCTGGCCCAGATTAAGCAGAACGAGAAGGATATCATTCCGTTTGGCGTATTCGGCACTTCCTTCATCAATCCGCAGTCGCATGACGACAAGTACTGGGTAGTTCCGGGTCTGGATGACCATTTCTATATTAAGACAGATGATCCTTCCTATACGCTCCAGCGGTACCCGGAAGAAGAACTGGACAATTTCCGGCTGGCCAGCAAGTGGTATAAGGATGGCTATATTTACAAGGATGCCGCTACTGAAAAAGCGAATGATTACCTCGCCAAAGGCCAGCTTGCAGTCGATTTCAACGTGACGCTGAAGCCGGGCGTTGAGGCTGAGGTGAAGGCCAAAAACGGCGGCAATGACGTCATCACTGTACCGCTCAGCGACTGGTTCTCCAACGGTTATTCGGCTACCACCAACCAATCGATCAGCCGTACCGCCCC
The window above is part of the Paenibacillus sp. FSL H8-0048 genome. Proteins encoded here:
- a CDS encoding ABC transporter substrate-binding protein, translating into MKKGLVGVLASVMLAASVLSGCGGNNNGGTNAGKGTEGGGTDAAQSAAPESGNASGLKPVELTWYYPLSQLQADQDKVQEEVNKLTKAKINATVKLMPVAIGDYVQKMNTVLAAGEKFDILWTGYMLKPEELVRKGAIQPLDKLLEEYAPELKKEVPQVMWDGLSVDGEIYGIPNQQINGSRYGFIIQKRFADKYKLDTASIKKIADIEPFLAQIKQNEKDIIPFGVFGTSFINPQSHDDKYWVVPGLDDHFYIKTDDPSYTLQRYPEEELDNFRLASKWYKDGYIYKDAATEKANDYLAKGQLAVDFNVTLKPGVEAEVKAKNGGNDVITVPLSDWFSNGYSATTNQSISRTAPNPERAMMFLNLVNTDKELYNLLCNGIAGEHYDKAEGEYIKAKADSRYLPNMDWVFGSVFNSYLKEGQPENVWEETKKINSDSEVNPVGAFKFNSEPVNTEIANLNAVWGEYKRGLVTGTLDFEETWPTLYGKLKEAGEEKYVAEVTKQFEQFLKDKGLKK